The proteins below come from a single Garra rufa chromosome 25, GarRuf1.0, whole genome shotgun sequence genomic window:
- the hprt1l gene encoding hypoxanthine phosphoribosyltransferase 1, like, with protein MAAYLEIPDDSKGHELSLFCVPKHYEDDLDSVIIPNGLIKDRTERLARDIVRDMGGHHIVALCVLKGGYKFFADLMDYIKTLNQNSDKSVPLTVDFIRLKSYSNDQSTNCVRVIGGDELSALTGKNVLIVEDIVETGRTMETLLKLLNECHPKKVKVVSLLVKRTPRSSGYRPDYIGFEVPDKFLVGYALDYNEYFRDLSHICILSDSAKEKYKV; from the exons ATGGCCGCGTATCTGGAG atacCTGATGACAGCAAAGGGCACGAGCTGAGTCTATTTTGTGTGCCGAAACACTATGAGGACGATTTGGACAGTGTCATAATACCCAATGGCCTCATTAAGGACAG GACCGAAAGGTTGGCCAGAGATATCGTTCGGGACATGGGTGGGCATCACATCGTGGCCCTCTGCGTTCTGAAAGGAGGGTACAAGTTCTTCGCGGACCTGATGGATTACATCAAGACGCTGAATCAAAACAGCGATAAGTCTGTGCCACTGACTGTGGATTTCATTAGGCTAAAGAGCTACTCG AATGATCAGTCTACAAACTGTGTGAGGGTTATTGGAGGAGATGAGCTATCTGCCCTTACTGGCAAA AACGTGCTCATAGTTGAG GATATTGTAGAGACAGGGAGAACTATGGAAACACTGCTCAAACTATTAAATGAATGTCATCCTAAAAAGGTGAAGGTTGTCAG TTTACTGGTGAAAAGGACGCCCAGGAGCTCAGGATACCGTCCAGACT ATATTGGATTTGAAGTTCCTGACAAGTTCCTAGTGGGATATGCTTTAGACTACAACGAATATTTCAGGGATCTGAGT CACATCTGTATATTAAGTGACAGTGCGAAAGAGAAATATAAAGTATGA